In Pseudomonadota bacterium, a single window of DNA contains:
- a CDS encoding LysM peptidoglycan-binding domain-containing protein, whose protein sequence is MIIFLAEHIHGDMGRHSRLLGSVFARASLALATLLLLTSAAHADREHVVRQGQTLSRIAHLYGITVGPLAAANRLARASTLRPGQVLNVPARGVVYVRRGQNLSRIARFHRVSVASLAQANGLSADAMLREGQRLLLPGFEAAKKRARAEKRWGRPARPGVANLHRVWSREHIRLRLVDRSGRVRRPALRRLGHLLRARKNRRTKQPHPRLVRLLAQISDHFGGRPLYLVSGYRPPGGYTKKTSRHVAGHAVDFWIRGVSNRKLRDYCRKLHHVGVGYYPRSHFVHLDVRRKNAYWVDWSRPGQAPENNDPKELRLLFARAAGEGEQTLADLAQQAFDALDLREPPEPRAEDDGRPPFDDKPDDIVGS, encoded by the coding sequence TTGATCATCTTTCTTGCAGAGCATATCCACGGGGACATGGGCCGGCACAGCAGGCTGCTCGGATCGGTTTTCGCGCGTGCTTCCCTCGCTCTTGCCACGCTGCTGCTGTTGACCTCGGCCGCGCATGCAGATCGGGAACACGTCGTTCGTCAAGGTCAGACGTTATCGCGAATCGCTCACCTTTACGGCATCACCGTGGGGCCGCTCGCCGCGGCGAACCGCCTGGCCCGAGCGTCGACCCTCAGGCCTGGCCAGGTGCTCAACGTCCCCGCACGTGGCGTGGTCTACGTGAGGCGGGGACAAAACCTGTCACGCATCGCGCGCTTCCACCGCGTCTCGGTCGCCAGCCTGGCGCAGGCGAACGGGCTCTCAGCCGACGCGATGCTGCGTGAAGGGCAGCGCCTGCTGCTGCCCGGCTTTGAAGCTGCGAAGAAGAGGGCGCGTGCGGAGAAGCGCTGGGGCCGCCCCGCGCGGCCTGGGGTGGCCAATCTGCACCGCGTCTGGTCGAGGGAGCACATCCGGCTGCGCTTGGTCGACAGGAGCGGCAGGGTGCGGCGGCCCGCGTTGCGCCGGCTCGGCCATCTGCTCCGAGCACGCAAGAACCGCCGCACGAAGCAGCCGCATCCACGCCTGGTTCGCCTGCTCGCGCAGATATCGGATCACTTCGGTGGGCGGCCCCTTTACCTGGTCAGCGGTTACCGGCCGCCGGGAGGCTATACCAAAAAGACCAGCCGGCATGTGGCGGGACATGCGGTCGATTTCTGGATACGGGGTGTGTCCAATCGAAAGCTGCGCGACTACTGCCGCAAGCTGCATCATGTGGGCGTGGGTTACTACCCTCGCAGCCACTTCGTTCATCTCGACGTCAGACGCAAGAACGCCTACTGGGTCGACTGGTCTCGTCCCGGACAGGCGCCCGAGAATAACGACCCCAAGGAGCTGAGGCTGCTGTTCGCGCGTGCGGCGGGCGAGGGCGAGCAAACGCTTGCTGACCTTGCCCAGCAGGCTTTCGATGCACTGGATCTCAGGGAGCCGCCCGAACCGCGGGCCGAAGACGATGGCCGGCCGCCGTTCGACGACAAGCCCGACGACATCGTGGGCAGTTAG
- a CDS encoding helix-turn-helix transcriptional regulator, producing MMSKAELARRAGLSVLTIDRVEKGFGCRMDTKRKILEALGLSLADRVRVFGEEE from the coding sequence ATGATGTCGAAGGCCGAGCTGGCACGTCGCGCGGGACTCTCGGTGCTGACGATCGATCGCGTCGAGAAGGGATTCGGGTGCCGCATGGACACCAAGCGGAAGATCCTCGAAGCCCTTGGCCTGAGCCTCGCGGATCGCGTGCGCGTATTCGGCGAGGAGGAGTGA
- a CDS encoding type 4a pilus biogenesis protein PilO, which produces MAARQIKSFAALSNTAKVLLGVLIVALTSSIYYLGMHMELTEKIDGEQQKRVRLEGEVREAQSRQQEYLRLRKELAWREERDRRNLRILPEHAEIPGFLADLNRLAELSGLRMKLVQPRPEEMQEFFVRLPVSLALSGRYHQLAKFFYNVSTLDRAINMEDISLKDPERKGEEVTLSVTVLATTFRRLSESEKPSPSDAKKKG; this is translated from the coding sequence GTGGCTGCCCGTCAGATCAAGAGCTTCGCCGCCCTATCCAACACCGCAAAGGTCTTGCTCGGCGTGCTAATCGTGGCGCTGACCTCGTCCATCTACTACCTCGGGATGCACATGGAGCTGACGGAAAAGATCGACGGCGAGCAACAGAAGCGCGTGCGACTGGAGGGCGAGGTCAGAGAAGCTCAAAGCCGCCAGCAAGAGTATCTCAGGCTCCGCAAGGAGCTCGCGTGGCGGGAAGAGCGCGATCGTCGCAATCTGCGCATCTTGCCGGAGCATGCAGAGATCCCTGGATTCCTGGCGGATCTCAACCGGCTCGCCGAGCTGAGCGGCCTGCGCATGAAGCTTGTACAGCCCCGGCCCGAGGAGATGCAGGAGTTCTTTGTTCGGCTTCCCGTGTCACTCGCGCTGTCGGGCAGATACCATCAGCTGGCCAAGTTCTTTTATAACGTGAGCACGCTCGATCGCGCGATCAACATGGAGGACATCTCGCTAAAGGATCCCGAGCGTAAGGGCGAGGAAGTAACCTTGAGTGTGACGGTCCTGGCAACGACTTTTCGTCGCCTGTCGGAAAGCGAAAAGCCGAGTCCTTCCGACGCGAAGAAGAAAGGCTAG
- a CDS encoding PilN domain-containing protein yields the protein MIRINLLPDTVRATSGAGSGVVWGLGYLVVTFLWSVGLGVIYYTYSDKLTEQMAANASLERQIEQARKQSEGLEAVRAKLDKSRQLETVVGELQKARMGPTRVLMELSKILSVARGPTVDEERLVELRKSNPLSGYNPGWDVRRLWLQSFEEDQRECAIQGYGKSNEDVAEFLRRLALSEVFDEVMLEKTSSVKTKGSGLEVIDFRLTCKVNY from the coding sequence GTGATCCGGATCAACTTGCTGCCCGACACCGTGCGGGCCACGAGCGGAGCGGGGAGCGGGGTCGTTTGGGGGCTGGGCTATCTGGTCGTCACTTTCTTGTGGTCTGTGGGCCTTGGTGTCATCTATTATACGTACAGCGACAAGCTCACGGAGCAGATGGCTGCCAATGCCTCGCTGGAGCGCCAGATAGAACAGGCCCGCAAGCAGAGCGAGGGACTCGAGGCAGTGCGGGCCAAGCTCGACAAGAGCCGCCAGCTCGAGACCGTCGTGGGGGAGCTGCAAAAAGCCAGAATGGGTCCCACGCGCGTGCTCATGGAGCTCAGCAAGATACTGAGTGTTGCACGGGGGCCGACGGTGGACGAAGAGCGTTTGGTGGAGCTGCGCAAGAGCAATCCCTTGTCGGGGTACAATCCAGGTTGGGACGTCCGTCGCTTGTGGTTGCAGTCCTTCGAGGAGGACCAGCGTGAGTGCGCGATCCAGGGATACGGCAAGAGCAACGAGGACGTTGCGGAGTTCCTGCGCCGATTGGCCCTGTCGGAGGTCTTCGACGAGGTCATGCTGGAGAAGACAAGCTCGGTAAAGACCAAGGGCTCGGGTCTTGAGGTGATCGACTTCCGGTTGACTTGCAAGGTGAACTACTAG
- a CDS encoding pilus assembly protein PilM, with protein MSEGRNLVGVDIGSSSVKVCEIKEGRRGRRTLVRFGYHPLPPQTIVDGHIMNSGAIVEGLQLLFHKSRRRDVALRISGHSVIIKKITMPVMTPAELGEQINWEAEQHIPFDLVDVRIDYQVLARREDRGQMDVLLVAAKKEEIADLTNLAVEARLRPHVVDLDAFTVQNCFELAYASAEGQQTVALLHVGASLTTLNVLSGGTTAFTRDVVSAGNTITDEIRRQLGVGFEEAEAFKCSQAPGAIPSQVTEIVRDSVDTLAGEIQRSLDFYQATSGDQQIEKIYLSGGTANLHALRNSLYARSQVPVEALDPLLVAAPDPKRVDLLALQGRASQAVVAYGLALRKDRERRE; from the coding sequence ATGTCCGAAGGCAGAAACCTCGTTGGCGTCGACATAGGCTCCAGCTCCGTCAAGGTGTGCGAGATCAAGGAGGGGCGAAGAGGGCGCAGGACGCTGGTGCGTTTCGGCTACCACCCTCTGCCACCGCAGACCATCGTGGACGGGCACATCATGAACTCGGGCGCGATCGTGGAAGGGCTCCAGCTGCTTTTCCACAAGAGCCGGCGCCGTGACGTCGCGCTGCGCATCAGTGGTCACAGCGTCATCATCAAGAAGATCACGATGCCGGTGATGACACCAGCCGAGCTGGGGGAACAGATCAACTGGGAAGCCGAGCAGCACATACCGTTCGACCTCGTAGATGTCCGTATTGACTACCAGGTGCTGGCGCGGCGCGAGGATCGGGGACAGATGGACGTGCTGCTCGTCGCAGCCAAGAAGGAAGAGATCGCCGACCTCACCAATCTCGCGGTCGAAGCGCGGCTACGACCGCATGTCGTTGATCTGGACGCGTTCACGGTGCAGAACTGCTTCGAGCTCGCCTACGCGAGCGCAGAGGGGCAACAAACCGTTGCGCTGCTGCACGTGGGTGCGTCGCTTACGACCCTGAACGTACTGTCGGGAGGTACCACGGCGTTTACGCGGGACGTCGTGAGTGCGGGCAATACCATTACGGATGAGATCCGGCGCCAGCTGGGGGTCGGTTTCGAGGAGGCAGAGGCGTTCAAGTGCAGCCAGGCGCCGGGCGCAATTCCGTCTCAAGTGACCGAGATCGTGCGGGACTCGGTGGATACCCTGGCTGGCGAGATTCAACGCTCGCTCGATTTCTACCAGGCCACCAGCGGCGATCAGCAGATCGAGAAGATCTACCTGTCGGGGGGCACCGCGAATCTTCATGCCCTGCGAAACAGCCTCTACGCACGGTCGCAGGTGCCCGTGGAGGCGCTGGACCCGCTCTTGGTGGCAGCACCGGACCCGAAGCGAGTGGATCTGCTGGCCCTGCAGGGCAGGGCGAGCCAGGCGGTCGTGGCCTACGGATTGGCGCTGCGCAAGGACCGGGAGCGGCGCGAGTGA